The following coding sequences lie in one Saimiri boliviensis isolate mSaiBol1 chromosome 6, mSaiBol1.pri, whole genome shotgun sequence genomic window:
- the CXCR5 gene encoding C-X-C chemokine receptor type 5: protein MNYPLMLEMDLEKLEGLLWELDKFDNYNDTSPVENHLCPVAEGTLMTSFKAVFVPVAYSLIFLLGVIGNVLVLVILERHRQTRSSTETFLFHLAVADLLLVFILPFAVAEGSVGWVLGTFLCKTVIALHKINFYCSSLLLACIAVDRYLAIVHAVHAYRHRRLLSIHITCATIWLTAFLLAFPEILFAKVSQPYHNNSLPHCTFSQESQAETHAWFTSRFLYHVAGFLLPMLVMGWCYVGVVHRLRQAQRRPQRQKAVRVAILVTSIFFLCWSPYHIVIFLDTLARLKAMDNSCELNGSLPAAITVCEFLGLAHCCLNPMLYTFAGVKFRSDLSRLLTKLGCTGPASLCQLFPSWRRSSLSESENATSLTTF, encoded by the coding sequence CTATGGGAATTGGACAAATTTGACAACTATAACGACACCTCCCCGGTGGAAAATCACCTCTGCCCCGTCGCAGAGGGGACCCTCATGACCTCCTTCAAGGCCGTGTTCGTGCCCGTGGCCTACAGCCTCATCTTCCTCCTGGGCGTGATCGGCAATGTCCTGGTGCTGGTGATCCTGGAGCGGCACCGGCAGACACGAAGCTCCACCGAGACCTTCCTGTTCCACCTGGCTGTGGCCGACCTCCTACTGGTCTTCATCTTGCCCTTTGCCGTGGCTGAGGGCTCTGTGGGCTGGGTCCTAGGGACCTTCCTCTGCAAAACTGTGATTGCCCTGCACAAGATCAACTTCTACTGCAGCAGCCTGCTCCTGGCCTGCATCGCTGTGGACCGCTACCTGGCCATTGTCCACGCTGTCCACGCCTACCGCCACCGCCGCCTTCTCTCCATCCACATCACCTGCGCCACCATCTGGCTGACGgccttcctccttgccttcccagAGATTCTCTTTGCCAAAGTCAGCCAGCCCTATCACAACAACTCCCTGCCACACTGTACCTTCTCCCAAGAGAGCCAAGCCGAAACGCATGCCTGGTTCACCTCCCGCTTCCTCTACCACGTGGCGGGATTCCTGCTGCCGATGCTAGTGATGGGCTGGTGCTACGTGGGGGTGGTGCACAGGTTGCGCCAGGCCCAGCGGCGCCCTCAGCGGCAGAAGGCAGTCAGGGTGGCCATCCTGGTGACGAGCATCTTCTTCCTCTGCTGGTCACCCTACCATATTGTCATCTTCCTGGACACCCTGGCGAGGCTGAAGGCCATGGACAATAGCTGCGAGCTGAACGGCTCTCTCCCTGCGGCCATCACTGTGTGCGAgttcctgggcctggcccactgctgcctcaaccCCATGCTCTACACTTTCGCTGGCGTGAAGTTCCGCAGTGACTTGTCGCGGCTCCTGACCAAGCTGGGCTGTACTGGCCCTGCCTCCCTGTGCCAGCTCTTCCCTAGCTGGCGCAGGAGCAGTCTCTCTGAGTCAGAGAATGCCACCTCCCTCACCACTTTCTAG